GGGTTATCCTTCGGTCCCGCGAACTCCTCCACCCCGCGTTCGCCCCAGGCGATGGCGTACCACGAGTGGTCGGTGGGGCGCGGCGCGTCCGGGTCGATGCCATCGTCCACCGTCACGTGTTGCGCCGAGAGCCACCCTTCCGTGCCCTTGTCCGTCTTCACCTTCAGCCATGCGCCGTCGGGCGAGGCGTCCAGGCGCTGAACGCGCGCGCCGTGCGGCAGGGTTACGACCACGGGGTTGCCCGTCCCCGGACCGGCCCGCAGGTTCAGCGCAGTCGCCTCCACCCGCAGCGTCACGGCGGGGGCGGGCGCGGGCGCAGCGGCGGCCTCGGTGACGAACTTGGCCGAGATCCACCCCGTCACGCCGCTAGGCGTTTCCACGCGGAACCACGTGTTCTCGGGGTTAGCCTCGAGCTTCTTCACCTGTGTGCCGGCGGGGAGCTGGAGCAGGATCTTGCTCTCGACGCCCACGTGGTCACGCAGGTTCAGCCGGTCGGCGGTGACGCGGAGGTCAGGCATGGTGTACCTCGGAGGTCTAGCGGGGGCGGCGGGGCGCGGAATGCGCCCCGGTGCCGGGGGGCGCCCGGCCGGGAACTCCGCTTTGGCGGCAACACGCGTTCCCGTGTCGGTGACACCGGCCGAAGTAATGCAAGTCGAGCTTTCTCAAACAGATAGATGTAGCGCGAAGGACGCCCGTCGGCCCGTTTGGATGAGGCGCGGGCGCCGCTGTGGGACATCCGCGCCACGCACCTTGCACCTACGGAGACGATGACGGAAGCGACGCTGGCGCGGGAACGGGGATCGTGGCTGGAGCGCGCCTTCCACCTGCGAGCGCACGGGACGACGGTGCGCACGGAGATCGAGGCGGGGCTCACCACCTTCCTCACCATGGCCTATGTGCTGGCGGTGAACCCGCTGATCCTGCACCAGGCCGGCGTGCCGCTCCAAGGCGCGCTCTTCGCCACGGCGGTGGCGGCGGCGGTGGGGTGCTTCCTGATGGGCGTGCTGGCCAACTATCCCTTCGCCACCGCGCCGGGGATGGGGCTGAACGCCTACTTCACCTACGCCGTGGTGCTGGGGATGCACGTCCCCTGGCAGACGGCGCTCGGCGCGGTGTTCCTCTCTGGCGTCGTCTTCCTGGTCCTCACCCTCCTGCGAATCCGCGAGCTGGTGGTGAAGGCCATCCCGCTGGGGCTGAAGCTGGCCACCGGCGCGGGGATCGGGCTGTTCATCGCCTTCATCGGGCTCAAGAACGCGGGCGTGGTCTCCGCCAGCCAGGCCACCTTCGTCACCCTCGGCCAGGTGACGGCGCTCCCCACGCTCCTGGCCGTCGCCGGGCTGGTGGTGACGGGGGCGCTGATGGCGCGCGGCTGGAAGAGCGCGATCATGGTCGGCATCCTCGCCACCGCAGCGGCCGCCTACCTCACCGGCGTGGCGAAGGCGCCGTCCGCCATCGTCGCGCTGCCGGACCCGAGCGGGACCTTCCTGGCGATGGACGTGCGCGGCGCGCTGGGGCTGGGGCTGCTGCACGTCGTGTTCGTCTTCTTCTTCGTCGACCTGTTCGACACGGTGGGCACGGTGGTCGGCCTCGGCCACCAAGCAGGGTTCCTGACGCCCGAGGGCGACCTGCCGAAGGCGCAGCGGGCGCTGCTGACCGATTCCATCGCCACCATCGTGGGCGCGGTGCTGGGGACGAGCACGGTGACGGCGTACATCGAGAGCGCCACCGGCGTGGCGGAGGGCGGCCGCACGGGGCTGACGGCCATCGTGGTGGGGATCCTGTTCCTGCTCGCGGTCTTCCTCTCGCCGCT
This genomic interval from Longimicrobium sp. contains the following:
- a CDS encoding TIGR02594 family protein, producing the protein MPDLRVTADRLNLRDHVGVESKILLQLPAGTQVKKLEANPENTWFRVETPSGVTGWISAKFVTEAAAAPAPAPAVTLRVEATALNLRAGPGTGNPVVVTLPHGARVQRLDASPDGAWLKVKTDKGTEGWLSAQHVTVDDGIDPDAPRPTDHSWYAIAWGERGVEEFAGPKDNPRVLEYQRATDLGMQDDEIPWCSCFVNWVLKQAGEPRTKSAAARSWERFGRKLDKPERGCIVVFTRGDPTHGHVAFFVSQDGDMLRVLGGNQGNRVQISRYPASRVVAYRLPA
- a CDS encoding NCS2 family permease — protein: MTEATLARERGSWLERAFHLRAHGTTVRTEIEAGLTTFLTMAYVLAVNPLILHQAGVPLQGALFATAVAAAVGCFLMGVLANYPFATAPGMGLNAYFTYAVVLGMHVPWQTALGAVFLSGVVFLVLTLLRIRELVVKAIPLGLKLATGAGIGLFIAFIGLKNAGVVSASQATFVTLGQVTALPTLLAVAGLVVTGALMARGWKSAIMVGILATAAAAYLTGVAKAPSAIVALPDPSGTFLAMDVRGALGLGLLHVVFVFFFVDLFDTVGTVVGLGHQAGFLTPEGDLPKAQRALLTDSIATIVGAVLGTSTVTAYIESATGVAEGGRTGLTAIVVGILFLLAVFLSPLAAGIPAIATAPALIVVGSLMLKGALEIDWEDATEAIPAFLTMLGMPLTFSIANGLALGFITYPVIKLLAGRGREVSPLVYVLAALFVARYWYLGAE